The Mytilus galloprovincialis chromosome 2, xbMytGall1.hap1.1, whole genome shotgun sequence genome has a window encoding:
- the LOC143064990 gene encoding ASNSD1 upstream open reading frame protein-like, giving the protein MTELVSSGSAHKMSTSHKRGELEKQINEKRILEHELKQMKKGQSAYKQQTNSHIFFKEDVTKVFSECKKSLDELIEEYKQCELEEETTEEGGDADTLNF; this is encoded by the exons aTGACGGAGTTAGTCAGCTCTGGATCTGCACACAAAATGTCAACAAGCCACAAAAGGGGAGAACTAGAGAAACAG ATAAATGAGAAAAGAATTCTGGAACATGAACTTAAACAGATGAAGAAAGGACAA AGTGCATATAAGCAACAAACAAAtagtcatattttcttcaaagaagatgtaacaaaagtattttcaGAATGTAAAA aGAGTTTGGATGAACTAATTGAAGAATATAAGCAGTGTGAATTGGAAGAAGAGACAACAGAAGAAGGAGGGGATGCAGATACACTTaacttttaa